The genomic interval TAAGAAAATTATCGTAAAAAAAGCAATTGACAGGTTAGTTGTAAAATAGAGTTCGATCACTTTATTTTCACGATTTCAAAGTAATCCTTTTTTACGGAATCCGCAATAATAATATCGAAGCCTCGGCAAACATATTGAATGCCTGTTTAAGATTGGTTATATTATCGAGCTAACAATTTGTTTTTTACTGTTGGCCGTATCTCTATGTATTTCGGCTATTGATTGATCGTATTTTTTAATCTCCTTTTCGATGGTAATATTCTGCAGCAGTTTGAATCCTGACCGGTCGATTCTAGTACTATTCGACATGCAAGCCTGCGAAGAGCGGCAACAGGAACAACTGCACAGTTAGAAAAGACAGAAAAAGCGAGGTAGTAAATGATGCAGCTTGTTGGACGAATGGCTATTTTCCGAAGAAAAACAACAGGCACAAGGGCAGATAGTCTTTTAGGGCGTGTCGCAGAATTTGCAGGGCGGACTGTATCTCTGACGTGACCCTCCGCACTGAAATATCGTACCGCTCAGCAATCTCTGCATAGGTCAGAAGTTCGATGCGGCTCGCGAGAAATATTTCGCGTGTACGCGCCGGCATTTTGTCTAGTTCCGTCCTGAAAATATCCAGAATTTCATTGCTGAGCAGTTTGTCGAACAGATCGTCCTGAGACAACGACTTGATCGAAGACTGTACGAGTTGTATGTCGGTGGGCGAAAGTTGCCGGTGGCTGTTTAACTGCCGCAAGTATAAGAAGCAACGGTTGCGTACGCACATGTAGGCATACCCGCGCATGTTGGTTTCGTCCGCTAATTCCCCTCTTCGCTGCCAAATGCGGACAAAACAGTCCATGACGATATCCTGCGCCGCATCCATATCCCGCACGTAGGAGAACGCGATGTCGATGAGACGTGTATTGTTTTCGGAAAAGAATTTTCCGAAATCCTCGGGATTGAATATAGAGCCGTTGCGCTGCAAATCGAAATTTTATGCAAAGATAGTTTTTTTTGTTCACATGTATTGTATTTGAATTTATAAATAAATTTTGTAATTTTTTAAATAAATTTATTTGATATAAAAAGCGTTTTTTCGCTGTAAGACTTCCCTGTTTATGTGTTTTGTAATAAACATTATTTAAATAAAACGAAGTGGAAACGGAAATTTTGCATAAATACCTGAGCGGGATGACGACACCGGAAGAGGAGACTCAAATTGCGGAGTGGCTCTCTGCCGACCCGAATAATCAGAAAGAGATGGATACGGCCCGGTTCTTGTTCGATACGGTCAAACTTTACGGAGACAAGATACAGCCCACTCAGCGGCGACCGCTCGTAAGGTGGCGGACAATCGGTCGCTGGGCCGCGCAAATCGCTGCGGCAGTCATGATTGCCGTAGGGGCCGGATTCTTCGCAAACAGATATTCGATCGGCGAATTATCCGATAAGCACCACTCCATTTACGTACCTGCGGGACAACGTATGGAACTTACGCTGGCCGACGGAACACGTGTATGGATGAACTCCGAGTCCCGGCTCGAATATCCGATTATGTTTGCACAGGATGTCCGGCACGTGAAATTGATCGGAGAAGCAATGTTCGAAGTCGCGCACGACAAGTCTCATCCGTTTATTGTGGAGACTTTCGCTTCCGATGTCCGGGTGCTCGGTACAAAATTCAGCGTCGATGCGAACGAAGCGCACCATCGGTTCTCGATAACCTTGATGGAGGGTTCGGTGCGGATTTCGAACCGGCTGGACCCAAGCCAAGCGAATATCGTCATGAGACCGAATGAAAAGGTCGATCTCATCGGAAACTATTTATACACGTCCAAGCTCGACGATTACGATGCTCCATGCTGGATGAACGGACAGCTCGACATTACGGGGCTGTCGTTCACCGAACTGATGGAGAAGATGGAACAGGCATTTGCCGTCCGGGTAGTCATCAAATGCAGCTCTTTGCCTTCGACCGCCGGCATCGGCGGCAAGATCCGCATAAATGCTGGAGTCGGCAATGCATTCAAGTGGCTTCACTCCTTGTTGAACTTCGATTACGAGATAGATGAAGCGGAGAATACGATAACGATCAAATAATCCGAATATAAACCTAATCCATACTGCCTATGATGAATCCAGAAACGTAAAATTCCGGACATCCGACAAAAAAAGCCTGCGAAGTGGAAGTTCGCAGGCCCGGTAAAAAGATCGGATGTCTTTAGCTAATCACACGAATCTAATTACCAAATTTTTTCACAAAAGTATGAATAAAACAGCGTTCTCCCAAAAAATAAGAAAACTGTTTGAACTTGTATTCATCCTCTAAGTACATGACAAAAATTTGAATACATCAAATTTCGGGACATAAATTGGTCGAAAAAGCACGTTGGAGATTTCCTCCAAGCCGTACTTTACTAAAGATTTGGCTTTACGTCCATGTTTCAATGTCTTTATAGGCTTTACGTTTTCATCTTTATGTTCCCCAACGAGATACGCCCATACAAGAGCAATACAAACCATTGCCAGAAGTCTTGCAATCCGCTCTGTGTCGCGCAAATGCGTGTCTTCGATATTGAATCCGGAGGATTTCATAGCCCGGAATGCGGTCTCGATCTCCCATCGCCTTTTATAAGTGTCGACACCCTTTTCCGGGCGTTTGAAGCAGATGAGGATCTGAAGTTCAGGCACACCGTCGGAGTTCTTGATTCGGCTTCCGGCAAGATAAACGTACTCACCTTTGTGCAGGAAAAGCTTGTAATAAAATCTTTCCTGCCCCACTTTCAGGGAATTGAAGAGCCACCATGCACGGATTCTTTCCCCTGTGGAAGGCTTGACAAGCCAGAAATTCTGCCGGATCCGGATATAATATCGTATATGATTGCGGTTGAGCCAACCGATCCAATCCTTGCCGACAAACTCCCGGTCGGCAACAAGAGAGTCGATGCATTCGGAGCCGAACAGCCGGACAAATCGTTCAACGATTGCCTTGCGTTCCTTCCAATTGGAGTTCCCTTTCTTAGGCAGAAGGCTGAACATCAATGGGAATGCAATCCCCTTGTATGCCACGCCGAGCATGAGGATGTTGATGTTGAAATCACCGAACTTCCAGTTTGTACGGTCCATGCTCAGCACCAGCCCTGTCTTGACGGGAAGCAGAGAGTATATCATCTGCGCCACAAGGTCAAAGTTGAGGGCGTACTTGGCTATGAATCTTTGAATGCGGCGAAGGTTGGAGTCCCTTTCAACAGAGGTTGGCATTGCCGCCGCGAGTTTATGGAGGCTTACGGTCTGTACTACACACAGGGCATGGAGCATGAAAGCCATAAACTTTATGCGGGCCAGATTCATCGATTTCCCAAAATGTTCTTGCATCATCGGAAGGATTTGGTTAACTTTGCCCAAGTCCTTAAAGTCAGTTGTCTTCATACGAAAAAGCGGGCAAACTTTTCTTTAAAGATACTGATTCTTAGGGACTTTTGCAAATATAAACAACTAATAATTAGGCATATAACAACATAATTTATATTTTGTCATCTACTAAAATTCATCCTGCTTTTAAGTCTGAGCGTTACCGTTGTAAGAGCACAGAATAGTGGTATCACGCTTAATATGCAGGACGCTACCGTGGCTCAAGTAATGAAAGCGATTGAAAATCAGTCGCATTATGTGTTTCTTTATAAGAACTTGGACACCTCCCGGAAGGTGAGCGTCTATATCCGGAATAAGCGCATTGACGAGGTGCTGGATATCGTATTCAAAGATCTGAATATTTCCTACAAGATCGACAATCTTCAAATTCTGCTGTCACAGAAAGAGTCCGAGAACAAGGCACCCGCAACGATTACGGGATTCGTAACCGATGTTTCGCAGCAGC from uncultured Alistipes sp. carries:
- a CDS encoding RNA polymerase sigma-70 factor; this translates as MQRNGSIFNPEDFGKFFSENNTRLIDIAFSYVRDMDAAQDIVMDCFVRIWQRRGELADETNMRGYAYMCVRNRCFLYLRQLNSHRQLSPTDIQLVQSSIKSLSQDDLFDKLLSNEILDIFRTELDKMPARTREIFLASRIELLTYAEIAERYDISVRRVTSEIQSALQILRHALKDYLPLCLLFFFGK
- a CDS encoding FecR domain-containing protein, translated to MTTPEEETQIAEWLSADPNNQKEMDTARFLFDTVKLYGDKIQPTQRRPLVRWRTIGRWAAQIAAAVMIAVGAGFFANRYSIGELSDKHHSIYVPAGQRMELTLADGTRVWMNSESRLEYPIMFAQDVRHVKLIGEAMFEVAHDKSHPFIVETFASDVRVLGTKFSVDANEAHHRFSITLMEGSVRISNRLDPSQANIVMRPNEKVDLIGNYLYTSKLDDYDAPCWMNGQLDITGLSFTELMEKMEQAFAVRVVIKCSSLPSTAGIGGKIRINAGVGNAFKWLHSLLNFDYEIDEAENTITIK
- a CDS encoding IS4-like element ISBf13 family transposase, which produces MKTTDFKDLGKVNQILPMMQEHFGKSMNLARIKFMAFMLHALCVVQTVSLHKLAAAMPTSVERDSNLRRIQRFIAKYALNFDLVAQMIYSLLPVKTGLVLSMDRTNWKFGDFNINILMLGVAYKGIAFPLMFSLLPKKGNSNWKERKAIVERFVRLFGSECIDSLVADREFVGKDWIGWLNRNHIRYYIRIRQNFWLVKPSTGERIRAWWLFNSLKVGQERFYYKLFLHKGEYVYLAGSRIKNSDGVPELQILICFKRPEKGVDTYKRRWEIETAFRAMKSSGFNIEDTHLRDTERIARLLAMVCIALVWAYLVGEHKDENVKPIKTLKHGRKAKSLVKYGLEEISNVLFRPIYVPKFDVFKFLSCT